A region of the Peredibacter starrii genome:
CCGTTACGAAATCCTTTTTTGTTGATTGGAACTTTAGGGGCCCAAATTTTACATATTCTTGCCTTGTACATTCCTGGTTTAAATGATGCCTTAGGTATCAGACCTGTATCATTTGAAAGTTGGTTGTACTTATTGGCAGTCTCATTAACAGTATTGCTCGCGATTGAGACCTATAAATTCTGGAGAAGGTTTTATCCTCTTAAGTCCTAGTCAGGTAAATCAATCTCTACATACAACGGCAAATGATCTGAAAGATTTTTCCAATGACTGTCCGTCAATGCCATTGCTGTAATTGGAGTCAATCCATGCACAAAAAATCTATCAAGAGACAATGTAGGTAAGAATGAAGGGAAGGTCAGAGGATATTTCCCATGAAGGGATTTGAAGACTTCCTTCGCACCCAAATGTTGCTCAATCTTCGGAGATATTTTCTTGTTCCAGTCGTTGAAGTCACCCACTAGAATCCAAGGTATGCCTTCGTCCGGCTTCATATGCTTAATAATCATTTCTGCCTGAAGATCTCGGCCACCTTGCAGAAGATTCAAGTGTGCATTGGCGAGTACAATTTCCTGGCCAGTGGCGGGGATTTGAACTTTCGCCTTCAAAAGCCCTCGATGCTCCATACGATTGGTCGAGATCACGTGATTGGTCCAATCCATGATAGGAAATTTACTTAGAATGGCGTTCCCGTGGTGACCTTCCGGATAGACGGCATTTTTACCGTAAGCAAAATGTGACCACACAGTATCGGCCAGATATTCAAATTGAATGGCGGTCTTCCAATCAGGGATTCGACATTTTTTGTCCTGGTGATCACCCAGTACTTCTTGCAAAAATAGAATGTCAGCATTGGTCTCACGAAGGGCCAGTCGGATTTGCTCCAAAATAAAATCACGATTACCAATCGTGAAGCCTTTGTGAATGTTGTAAGAAAGAACCCTAAGTTTCATTTTTTAAAACCAATATTTAAAGAGGAAGAACAGTCTTGAAAGAGCGCGGTCCCATAGGGGCCTTTGTTTTAATCCTTCAAGGGTAATGTCTTTTTGGTCCACTAAAGAGGAGAGGAAATGTTCCTCTACCAGTTTTTTATTTTCCGGATCTTGTACTACAAGATCCACTTCCAAATCATGAATGAAACTCCGATGATTCAAGTTAGTTGATCCAATCGTCATCCAGTCATCAATAATGTAATTTTTGGCATGGAGTACTGAGTCTGTATACTGATAAACCTTCACGCCTTTATTAATCAAATAAGCATAGTAAAAATATTGAAGCCAACGGAAAAACTCAACATCCGTTCGAGACGATATCAGAATCCGTACATCCACACCTCGACGTGCGGCCTTCCCTAGGGCGCGAATAAGCCTTCTCTTAGGGATGAAATACGGAGTCATAAGCCAAATGCGATTTTGGGACTTATGAATTTTCTGAAGGAAATTTTTATAGAAGTAGCGCTTCATGAAAAGCGTGTGATTCAGTCTGAGAGGCGACTGTCGCCAATTAATATTAAGCGTCCGCTTCAATTGCTTTTTATAACGGAAATAATCTCTCAACTTCCAGTTCTTTTTGAAATTAAGAACTGCAAATCGAACATTATCTCCAGTCACCCTCATCCCCATGTCCTTCCAGGGTTTATCTGTGTGATACTTAGTATGCTCTGCCGTGACATTGAAACTACCGGTGTACATAATGGTGTTATCAATCGTAACGATCTTTCGGTGATTGCGCTTATTCAGTCTCACGAGTCTTACTGACATGATTTGAAGTTTTCGAATAAAGTTCAACTTGCCATAGTAAGGGTGATAGAAGGGGAGAGGATTATACATCTTGACCAGAATGCCTTTCTTCTGAAAGATGCCGTGAAGCTTATCAAAGAACAGGTAACTCCCAACTCCATCAACAATAATTTGAACTTTCACACCACGTTGGTGAGCATTGATAAGATGGGCGACAATCTTTTTTCCCAACATATCATCATTGAAGATATACATCTCCATGGTGATATAGTGTTGGGCCTGATCGATGTCCTTCATGAGACGATCGAAATATTCATCCCCATCAAAAAAAACTTCTTCCGTTTTCCAGTATCGTGACATGGATATCCTTTCGGATTTTCAAATAATTAGTAAAGTAGAGCGTGTCGCTCGGATATGTTTCAGGGCTAAGGTTCTTCCACGAGATTTCGATAAGTTTGCATACATTTCGATTAAACGGAAGAATCATGGCACTGACCAAAGAAGCGTTCCTCAGTATTATTAAATCTGCTGCTGCAAGTGGAGTAAGTGATATTCACCTACGAACAGATGAGAAACCTTGTTTCCGCCTAAGAGGCGATCTGGTTCAAGTGAAGTATGATCCACTCACGAATGACGATCTCAAACTTGTTTGCAGTATCATGATCAAAGATAGTGAGATTTTAAAAGGTCTCGATAAAATTAAGGAACATGACGGATCTTTTTCTGTCCCAGGTGTATGTCGTGTTCGTTACAATCTTATGCGCTACCAAGGCAAGATTGGACTAATTCTTCGTCTTATTTCTGATAAAGTTCCAACGACGGAAGATCTAAAACTTCCGGTTGTGATTAATAAAATTGCAGGTGCTAACGCTGGTCTCGTACTCGTAACGGGTGCCACCGGTTCCGGTAAAAGTTCGACTTTGGCGGCGATGATTAATTTCATTAACAAAACTTCGGCCGTTCACGTCCTGACTCTGGAAGATCCTGTTGAGTATGTGCACACTCCGATTAAGGCCCGCATTACTCAACGTGAGATTGGCCAAGATACTTCTGATTTCAACTCGGCACTTCGCTCGGCCCTTCGACAGGATCCGGACATTATTCTGATTGGTGAGATGCGAGACGCTGAGACAATTTCGATTGCCATTAAGGCCGCGGAAACTGGCCACTTAGTTTTTGGTACAGTTCACACGACTGATGCGCTTAGTACGATTGGACGACTAATTTCGATGTTCCCGCCTGAAGAACAAAACGTTGTAAGAACTCGTCTTGCTGATAACTTACATGCCACTATTTCTCAGCGGCTCCTAAAAACTCAAGACGGTAAAGGGCGTGTTGCTGCTCAGGAAATCATGATCAACAATCCTGGTATCCGTGAGGCGATCATGGAGCCTTCAAAAACCAAAGACATTTACACTTACATTGAAAAAGGTCGTAATACTTCTGGAGCTCAAAGTTTTGACCAACACATTACATCACTCTATAAAGAGGGACGTATTACGTTGGAAGAAGCTAAGGCAAATGCTACGAAGCCAGAAGATTTCGAGAGAAACTTGATGTTTGGTGATTCTCAAGGGGACGACTGATTGATATGATCCTCTAACTGAGGTCATATTATGAATCTTTCTTTCAGGCACTACTACTGGCGCTGGCTTAAAAATCTTGTTTTCCTATTCGTTCTTTTTGCCATCCTCATGACATTGGCGCGAACTACATTCGCTTTATTCTTTGGCGATTGGGACACTTTGATGGCAAACCTCGCTGGAATTAAGCAGGCGATGTTTCTCGGTCTTCGTTATGATCTCATGCCACTTTCCTACATCAATCTTATTCCATTTCTCATTTTAAACGTTGCTTACTTCCTTCCGGGGAAAAAAGTCATTAAGACCACGCGCTTTCTGATGGTGACCACGCTTTGTCTTGGTTACTTCGCTCTTTGCTGGTTATACGTTTGTGATTATGGATTTTACTCTTACTTTCAAGAGCATTTGAATATTCTGTTCTTTGGTTTCTTTGAAGACGATACGCAGGCCCTAATCGTTACTATCTGGAAGAACTATCCGGTTCCTCTTTGGGGGACGATTCTTTTCTTTGTTCATTATGGGCTTTATCGCTTCATTAAATTTCTCTTCTCACCATTTGAGTTTGATCTAAAGGCCAAGAAAAATGATTTCAAAGTCCCAATTACATTACTCATGGGACTTGTCGTGATCGCTTTCTTGGGACGTGGTAATTTTTCTCGTCTGCCGCTTTCAGTAGAAGATTCATTCATTAGCGATAACGAGTTCGTGAATGAGATTGCCCTCAATGGTGCTTTAACGCTAAATCGCGCCATTAAGATTCGCAAAACCTTTGGTAAGGATCAGTACAACTATTTAAAAAACTATGGTTTTGGAACTTGGGAAGATGCTTACAAGGCGGCCTGGAACGTGGCCCCGACTTCCTCAGATATTCAACCAGCATTGACTGTTAAAACTCCTGCCAATCCATTCTTAAAAAAGAATCCACCTCACGTTGTTATGATAGTCATGGAGAGTTTCGGAAGTTACTGGAACGAAAAAGACTCTGAGAATTTCGAACTCTTGGGAGAACTGAAGCAGCATTTTGCCGAAGGTTTACTCTTCAAGAATTTTCTTCCGGCCGAAAATGGCACGATTGGCAGTATTGTTTCGGTAGCGACTTCACAGGTCATCCGTCCAGGTGCTCGCTTTTTATCTGAGTCAGAGTTCATGCAGACCGCACTTAAATCTGCTGGAAATATTCCCTTCAAAGAAAGCGGTTATGAAACTCATTTTGTGTATGGGGGAAAACTAGGTTGGAGAAACCTGGGAAAATACCTCAGCACGCAAAAGTATGATCGCCTTTGGGGTGCCGATGAAATTAAAGAGGCCATGCCTGAACTTAATAATTTTTCTGCCCGTGATCTAGGAAACGAGTGGGGCATTTTTGATGAGTACCTTTATACTTTCATCGACGAACAAATCAGAACCGCAACAAAGCCTCAGTTCTTTTTGATTCTTACGACTTCAAATCATCCACCTTTCGAGTTTCCATCTTCGTATACT
Encoded here:
- a CDS encoding phospholipase D-like domain-containing protein; amino-acid sequence: MSRYWKTEEVFFDGDEYFDRLMKDIDQAQHYITMEMYIFNDDMLGKKIVAHLINAHQRGVKVQIIVDGVGSYLFFDKLHGIFQKKGILVKMYNPLPFYHPYYGKLNFIRKLQIMSVRLVRLNKRNHRKIVTIDNTIMYTGSFNVTAEHTKYHTDKPWKDMGMRVTGDNVRFAVLNFKKNWKLRDYFRYKKQLKRTLNINWRQSPLRLNHTLFMKRYFYKNFLQKIHKSQNRIWLMTPYFIPKRRLIRALGKAARRGVDVRILISSRTDVEFFRWLQYFYYAYLINKGVKVYQYTDSVLHAKNYIIDDWMTIGSTNLNHRSFIHDLEVDLVVQDPENKKLVEEHFLSSLVDQKDITLEGLKQRPLWDRALSRLFFLFKYWF
- a CDS encoding endonuclease/exonuclease/phosphatase family protein, yielding MKLRVLSYNIHKGFTIGNRDFILEQIRLALRETNADILFLQEVLGDHQDKKCRIPDWKTAIQFEYLADTVWSHFAYGKNAVYPEGHHGNAILSKFPIMDWTNHVISTNRMEHRGLLKAKVQIPATGQEIVLANAHLNLLQGGRDLQAEMIIKHMKPDEGIPWILVGDFNDWNKKISPKIEQHLGAKEVFKSLHGKYPLTFPSFLPTLSLDRFFVHGLTPITAMALTDSHWKNLSDHLPLYVEIDLPD
- a CDS encoding type IV pilus twitching motility protein PilT, yielding MALTKEAFLSIIKSAAASGVSDIHLRTDEKPCFRLRGDLVQVKYDPLTNDDLKLVCSIMIKDSEILKGLDKIKEHDGSFSVPGVCRVRYNLMRYQGKIGLILRLISDKVPTTEDLKLPVVINKIAGANAGLVLVTGATGSGKSSTLAAMINFINKTSAVHVLTLEDPVEYVHTPIKARITQREIGQDTSDFNSALRSALRQDPDIILIGEMRDAETISIAIKAAETGHLVFGTVHTTDALSTIGRLISMFPPEEQNVVRTRLADNLHATISQRLLKTQDGKGRVAAQEIMINNPGIREAIMEPSKTKDIYTYIEKGRNTSGAQSFDQHITSLYKEGRITLEEAKANATKPEDFERNLMFGDSQGDD
- a CDS encoding LTA synthase family protein; translated protein: MNLSFRHYYWRWLKNLVFLFVLFAILMTLARTTFALFFGDWDTLMANLAGIKQAMFLGLRYDLMPLSYINLIPFLILNVAYFLPGKKVIKTTRFLMVTTLCLGYFALCWLYVCDYGFYSYFQEHLNILFFGFFEDDTQALIVTIWKNYPVPLWGTILFFVHYGLYRFIKFLFSPFEFDLKAKKNDFKVPITLLMGLVVIAFLGRGNFSRLPLSVEDSFISDNEFVNEIALNGALTLNRAIKIRKTFGKDQYNYLKNYGFGTWEDAYKAAWNVAPTSSDIQPALTVKTPANPFLKKNPPHVVMIVMESFGSYWNEKDSENFELLGELKQHFAEGLLFKNFLPAENGTIGSIVSVATSQVIRPGARFLSESEFMQTALKSAGNIPFKESGYETHFVYGGKLGWRNLGKYLSTQKYDRLWGADEIKEAMPELNNFSARDLGNEWGIFDEYLYTFIDEQIRTATKPQFFLILTTSNHPPFEFPSSYTPKTLTLSPEVMETITVDENLASKRFLGFQYSNQKTGEFITRIKGSAAGDKVIVALTGDHSFWIAKGVEQDQEFRRYAVPFFISVPEAYKPVNIDLTKFGSHEDIFPTLYHLALSNQSYIKLGENLLSDESHAINSTGIFANKEGAYHHGKFWKWKDLDKQILGPAEETEALHALKQHGLGLIGITDSYLKAEKKSTQPDGGNGRP